DNA sequence from the Arthrobacter crystallopoietes genome:
GGCCCGGCAGGTCCGGGTAGCCTCGCTCACGACGGCGCCGCCCCCGCTGCCAAACATCAGCCGCTTCGCGGACCGTTTCCGCTCGGGCCCGGACACTCCTGACGGCGACCTCCGGACCGCCCATTTCCTCACCTACGGGGAAGGCTCCTGCCGTTGCCTGCAGCCGGAAGCTGCCGCGCGGCTCGTGGCGGACGGTAAGGAGCTGGTCTCCGCAACATTCGTTACCCCGTATCCCCCGGGCTTCCCGGTGCTGGTCCCCGGACAGGTCATTACCAGCGAGATCCTCGACTACATGGCCGCGCTGGATGTGCGGGAGGTGCACGGCTTCCATCCGGAATTCGGCTACCGGGTCCTGGGCTAGAAGGCTGCTAGGAGTCTGCTGGGCTGTTGGCTTGGGCCTGTTGATGACTGATGTAGGAGCGAGCCAAAGGATTGAGCAGATCAGCACTAGACTCGTTGATCCGCTCGATAAGGGTCTCCGTCTCGTCCAGCACGTCGCCCGCGGCCCAGGCTTGGCCGCGGGACCCCTTGCCAATATTGCGCAGCACGCCTGCCTCCTCCAGCTTCGCGATGGCATTGTAAGCGGCTTGGGGAGTGCAGTTCGCACGTTCAGCGGCGAGCCCGGCTGTGAGGAGGGGCTGGCCGAGCAGCGAGTCGATCAGCTTCAGGGCTGCGGATCCTGAGCGGGGATTCACGGCGTCTCTCCACTGCCCCGGCAGCCCAGCCAACGTCGTGGCCGATTCGGATGCTGCCCGGCAGGCAGAGAGTGCGCAGCGGGCGATGTAGTCAACGAACAGATCTGCTTCCCCGTTTCTATAGGCGCCAAGGAGCGCGAAGTAGACATCGCGACTGGCCATGAAGGCAGACGCGATAGGGACGATTGCGGCGGTCGTGACCCCCCGGTAGCGGAGAACAGCATTTAACAAGGCTCGCCCTATGCGGCCGTTGCCGTCGGTATAGGGATGGATCGTCTCAAACTGGGCATGTGCGATCGCGGCCTGCGCGAGGGCGGGGAGGTCCTTCCTCTCGCAAAAGTCATGGAGATCGGCCATCAGGGTCGCAACTCGCCCCGGGGCCGGCGGCACAAACAACGCTCCCCGAGGGGTGTAGTCGGAGCCGCCGATCCAATTCTGCTGGTCGCGCAACTCCTCTGAGAACTTCCGATTCAGCGGATCAGGCCGCATCAAAATGGCGTGGGCGTGGTTCAGGTTGGATGGATCCGCCGGGTTGGTCTCTTCCCCCACGGAAATCAGATCCTCGATTGCGGCGGCCGCGGCGAGGGTTGAAATGGCCGCCTCCGAGCTCCTGATGCCAAGCGTCGCACGTGCCAAAGCCAACGGTGTGGACTGCACATGCTCGATCTTCGATGAAGACTCCGCCTCATTGCGCAGCAGGAACCCGGACAGAGGGGCGAGAACCTGACCGGCGGTCGCATCGAGCCGGACGATCGCTGCAACCGCCGCCTCGGTCACCGTTGCAGTCTCTGCCGAAGAGCGCCATTCCAGTTCGGAGATCGTCGCAGGGATGCTAGCGCCGTAGCGGCGGAAAGTTCGGTCAGCTTTGGATCCTTGGCTAGAGGGCTCCCATGGAAGAGTTTCGTAGGTAAGCGCAGGCCACTTACCCATGGAAAGTCCCTCCTAAGCAACCAAACTTGAAAGTTAGTAATTGATTTCAATTCTAGCGTCTCAAACTTTACAAAGACATGGATTTATCAAGTTATTGTTTCTCCCAGCCATGCCCACCGCAGCCCTCCAGCAGGCACTACACCGTGTCTGCGGCAGCGGCGAACTGGGACATGTAGAGCCGGTAGTAGGCACCCTGGGCTTCAAGCAGTTCTGCGTGGTTGCCCTGCTCCACGATCTGCCCGTCCTCCATCACCAGGATGATGTCGGCGTCGCGGATCGTTGAGAGCCGGTGCGCGATCACAAAACTGGTCCGGTCAGTGCGCAGCGCCGCCATGGCGTGCTGGACCAGCAGCTCGGTCCGGGTGTCCACCGAACTGGTGGCCTCGTCCAGAATCAGCAGCGACGGGTTGGCCAGGAACGCGCGGGCGATGGTGATCAGCTGCTTCTCGCCCGCGCTGACGTTGTTGCCTTCTTCGTCGATCACCGTGTCGTAGCCGTCCGGCAGCGCGCGCACAAAGCGGTCCACGTAGGTGGCCTTTGCCGCCTCCAGCACCTGCTCTTCGCTGGCGTCGAGATTGCCGTAGCGGATGTTCTCCGCGATGGTGCCGCCGAACAGCCAGGCGTCCTGCAGCACCATGCCCACCTTGGAGCGCAGCTCGGCACGGCTGAGCTGCGTGATGTCCACGTTGTCCAGGGTGATCCGGCCGGAGTTCAGCTCGTAGAAGCGCATCACGAGGTTCACCAGCGTGGTCTTGCCGGCCCCGGTGGGCCCGACAATCGCCACGGTTTCGCCAGGCTTCGCCGCGAAGGACAGGTCCTCGATCAGCGGCTTGTCCGGCGTGTAGCTGAAGCTGACGTGCTCGAACTCCACGTGGCCGTCCGTCTTGGCCGGCAGCGACTGAGTGGCCGTGTCCGGGTCCTGCTCCTCGGCGTCGAGCAATTCGAACACGCGCTCGGCGGAGGCCACGCCTGACTGCAGCATGTTGGCCATGCCGGCCATCTGGCTCAACGGCTGGTTGAACTCACGCGAGTACTGGATGAACGCCGTCGCATCGCCCAGAGTCATGGAACCGGAGGCCACACGCAGCCCGCCCACCACCGCGATCCCCACGTAGGAGAGGTAGGAGATGAATTGCATGACGGGCATGATCATCCCGGAGACAAACTGCGCGCCGAAGGAGGCCTTGTAGAGCTCCTCGTTCTTCTCGTCGAACTGCGCCAGCGATTCCTTCTCCCGGCCGAAGACGCGCACCAGATCGTGCCCGCTGAAAGACTCCTCGATATGCCCGTTCAGCTGTCCGGTGTTCTTCCACTGGGCAGCAAAGAGCTTCTGGCTGCGTGCACCGATCAGGCCCGCTCCCACCGCGGAGAGCGGCAGCGCGATCAGGGCGATCACGGCCAGCTGCCAGGAGACGATGAACATCATGACCGTGATGCCGATCAGGCTCAGCGCAGACATGATCAGCTGCGCGAAGGCCTGCTGGAGCGCCTGCTGGACGTTGTCGACGTCGTTAGTTACCCGGGAGAGCAGGTCGCCGCGCTGGCGGGTATCGAAATAGTTCAGCGGCAGCCGGTTCAGCTTGTCCTCCACATCGCGGCGGAGGTTGTAGACCACGCGCATGACCACCTGGTTCAGCACGTAGCCCTGCAGCCACATGAAGAGCGAGGACACCACGTACATGCCCAGCACAATAGCGATCAGCCGGCCCAGCAGCTCGAAATCGATGCCGGTGCCGGGCGTGATTTCCATCCCGGAGAGCAGGTCCGCGAACTGCTCCTGGCCCTGCGCGCGCAGCCCCGCGATCACCTGTTCCTGGGTGGCGCCGGCGGGCAGGTTGCTGCTGATGGCACCGTTGAAAATCACGTCCATTGCGTTGCCGAGCACCCGCGGAGCAATGACATTAAGTACGACGGCGATGATCACCATCGCGAGCACCACGGCAATTGCAGCCTTTTCCGGTTTCAGCAGCCCGAAGAGCCGCTTGGCGGACGGCCAGAAGTGCTTGGCCTTCTTCGCCGGCGTGCCGCCGAACATGTCGCCGTCGGCCTCGGTGGGCTGGAACTCCTCCTCCAGGACCTGTGCCTCGGCGTCCGCGGCCGCGCCGGGAGTCGGCGCCACCACCGGGTCGATGGTGGGCCCGTCGATAGGTCGGTCTATGGCGGGGCCGTCGCTGGTGCGCGGGTCGATGGCGGGGCCATCGTCCTGCCGGAGGTCCTTATCCGTGTCCTTGTCCGCGCTCATGCCACCTCCTCCGCCTGGGTCTGCGATTCGACAATTTCCTGGTAGGTGGGCGAGGTTTCCAGCAGCTCCTCGTGGGTGCCGCGGGCCACGATCTGCCCGTGCTCCATCACCAGGATCTGGTCCGCGTCCGTAATGGTGGTGACGCGCTGGGCCACGATGATCACCGTGGCGTCCTTGGTCTTGGCCTTCAGCGCCGCCCGCAGCCGCGCATCCGTGGCCACATCCAGCGCCGAGAACGAATCGTCGAACAGGTACACCTTGGGCTTGGCCACCAGCGCCCGGGCGATGCAGAGCCGCTGGCGCTGCCCGCCGGACACGTTGGTGCCGCCCTGCGACACCGGCGAGTTCAAGCCGTGCTCCTTGGCCAGCACGAAATCCGCGCCCTGGGCTACGGTGAGGGCTTCCCAGAGGTCGTCGTCGTGCGCTTGGGGGTTGCCGAAGCGCAGGTTGTGCGCGATGGTGCCGGAGAACAGGTACGGCCGCTGCGGCACCAGCGCCACGCGGTCGGTGATGTCCGGGCGCGCCATGCTGGTGATGGGGATGCCGTCGAGCAGGACCTCGCCGCTGCCGACGTCGAACAGCCGGGGCAGCATGGAAATCAGCGTGCTCTTGCCGGAGCCAGTACTGCCCACAATGGCGGTGGTCTGCCCCGGCCGGGCGGTGAAACTGACATCGTTGAGCACCGGGGCTTCGGCGCCCGGATAAGCGAAGGAAACGTTCCGGAACTCCACCACGCCGGCCTTGTCCGCCGGCTGCAGCGGCTGCTCGGGCTCGTGGATGGAGGGCTTGACGCCCAGCACCTCGCCGATCCGCTCGGCGCAGACCGAAGCGCGCGGAATCATCATGGCCATGAACGTGCCCATCATGACCGCCACCAGGATCTGCAGCAGGTACTGCAGGAACGCGGTCAGCGCGCCCACCTGCATCTCCCCCGCGTCCACCCGCAGCCCGCCGAACCACAGCACGGCCGCCGTGGCCAGGTGCAGGATCATGCCGATCGCCGGGAACATCAGCACAAACAGCGAGCCCACGGCCAGGGACACGTCCGTCAGCTCCCGGTTCGCCTTGCCGAACCGCTTGGCCTCGAACGGCTCGCGGACAAAGGCCCGCACCACGCGGATGCCGGTGATCTGCTCGCGCAGCACCCCGTTGATGTTGTCGATCTTGGTCTGCATGGACCGGAACAGCGGCATCAGGCGCCAGACCAGGAAACCAACGACGACGAACAACGCCGGCACGGATACCCACACCAGCCAGGACAGTGCAAGGTCCTCGCGCAGCGCCATGATGATGCCACCGATGCACATGATGGGCGCCGCCACCATGAAGTTCAGGCCCATCAGCACCAGCATCTGGACCTGCTGCACATCGTTGGTGCCGCGGGTGATCAGGCTGGGCGCGCCGAACTCGTTGACCTCCTGGGCGGAGAAGCCGGATACCTTGTGGAAGACGCCCTTGCGCACATCCCGGCCGACGGCCATCGCCGCCTTCGACCCGAACCAGACCGCGGCGATCGCCGTCGTTACTTGGATGAGGCTGACCCCGAGCATGACCATGCCGGTGTTCCAGATGTATTCGGTATCGCCGCGGGCCACACCCTGGTCAATGATCTGGGCGTTCAGGCTGGGCAGGTAGAGGGCCGCGATGGTCGCTGCGAGCTGCAGGATCACCACCGCCAGGACCAGTGACAGATAGGGCCGTATGTAGTGACGGACCAGTTTGATCAGCATGAAGCCGGTTCCTCGGAATCGTGAGTGTTGAGCCAGGGTGCGGGAGTACCGCGACAGCGGACGCCAATTGCCGGACGGCGCCGCAAATAAAGCCGCACCCTAGCGTATGCCTGCTATTGGGAACTGTCTATCAGTCGAAAGGACGATCTTTGGGCGGGCGCTGAGGCTCGGTCAGTTAGACGGATTCGGTCATCTCCTCCGGGACGGCAATGACATCCACCAGCGCGCCGGAGCGCATGACGGTGACCGGGAAGGGCACGCCGATGGCGTCGGAAAAGAGCAGCTTCTGCAGGCTTTCGGCGCTGGCTACCGGACGGCGGCCGGCGCTGACCACCAGGTCGCCCTGCTTCAGGCCTGCCTTGGCGGCGGGCGAACCGGGTATGACCTCGACGACGCGCAGCGCGTGCCGCTGCCCGTTGCGCAGCTTGACGGTTGCCGGCAGCTGCACCGGGGTGCTGACCAGTCCCAGATAGGCGCGCCGGACCCGTCCGTCGGTCAGCAGGGCGGAGATGATGCGGCGCGTGGTGGCGTTGATCGGGATGGCAAGGCCCAGACCGGCCCCGGCCACGGCCGTGCTGATGCCCACCACGTAGCCGCGGCTGTCGGCGAGCGCACCGCCGGAGCTGCCCGGGTTGAGGGCCGCGTCCGTCTGGATCACGTCTTCGATCACCCGCCTGCTCCCGCCGGACCAGGCAGGCATGGAGCGGCCGAGACCGCTCACCACTCCTGCGGAAACGGAGCCGCTCAGGCCCAGCGGGTTGCCGACCGCGATGACCAGTTGTCCCACCCGCAGCGCTTCGGCGTCGCCGAGCCGCGCAGGTGCCGGCGTGGCGGACAGACCGCGGAGGACGGCGAGATCGGACAGCGGGTCGGCGCCGATGATGTCGATGTCCGCGGCACTTCCGTCCGCAAATACTGCCCGCCCTTCATTCGCGCGGGCGACCACATGGGCGTTGGTCAGCAGGTAACCGTCTTCGGTGAACACCACGGCCGAACCGGCACCCACCCGTACCGGGCCATTGCGGCCATGGCGCGCCATCTCGATGGCAGCCACGTGCGGGGTAACGGACTCCGCCACACGGATGACGGTCCGTGAGTAGGCATCAAGCGGGTCTTCGGCGCCGGGTGCTGGACCGGTGCCGGGCGTTGCGTTCACCGGGCACTTCCTCGAACAGTTGGTGATCTATTAAAACCACCTTGGGTCCGTGATTGATCCGGCAGGCGCTACGCCTTCGGTGAACGCTCCCGGCCTCCTATACAGCGTTAATGGTTATCGTCTTGGTGGCCCGCACCTGCCCCGGTACCCAGGACAGGAACTTGATATGCATGAGGTACTCGCCGCGAGCGGGCGGGCGCAGCAGGAAGTCGTATTTTTCCGCCGCTCCCGACGCTATCTTGCTGGTGCGGAGCGGATACTTGCTGGACCAGACCGGCTCGGACGGGCCGTTGGGATTTGCCGTGTTGCGGAAGGGACGCCCGTCATGGGCAATCAGATCCGCCATCGCCACCGGCTTGCCCTTCATGTCGGTAAATTCCGTCAGGGTGGGGAAATAGTCCACGTTGACCATGCGGACCAACGTCGGCGCTAGCCCGCTTTGCTTCGTATTCGCTTTCATACTGGAGAAGGCCCAGACCCGGCGGCCGCCCGGCCGCTTGGGAATAACTCCGCCCAGGGTATAGAAATGCTTGGCCTTGAACCGGTTCAGGCCGGCGTCCTCGCCGGAAAGGCCTTCGGCATGGTTCATCTCATGCCAGCTTGGGTCCACCGAGTAGGGAAGCAGCACCGTTTCAGTGGCTATGTCGTACTCCGGGCCGTCAACGAAGGCGCGTCTGGTTCCCCGCTTCGGCGGCTTCACGCGGTCGATGGCAGGGTCCACGATGACCACGCCGAACATGCCCATCTGGACATGCAGCGGCGTGTTGACGTGGCAGTGGTAGAAGTACGTCCCGGACCCACCGCGGTTCGGATTTCCAGCTTCGCCGACGTCCGGCCGTAGCTGGTAGGTGTAGTCGCCGGTGACCTCGAAGGAGGTGTGGCCCACGCCGTCGTTGCGAGGATCCGGCTCAATGCCATGCCAATGAATGGTGTGCACACGCTTGCTCGGTTCAATGGTTCCGTGGAAGATCTCCCCTTCGGTGAACCGCGCCAAGGGGCCGGGCAGACCCCGGTCCTTGCTGTCAGTGGCAAAACTCCAGACATCGTGCTCGGCGCCGTCCGGGAACTCGAGCTCCCGGCCGAAGAAGTCAAACGTCATCGAGACGTCCGGGCGCTGTCGGAACAGGGTTTCCGGGCTGCCCTCATGGGGCTGGTCGGAAGCGAAATCCACCTGGCTCTCGTATTTGTGGTGGGCTTCGGCTTCCTGCTCTCCGGCCAGCACCCAATCCGCCACCAGGCCGCCAGGGTACAAACCACCCGCCGCCGTCTGTGAAGGTTCCGCATGGCAATGCATGGGGTACCGCCAGTCTTCCTTACGTGCCTCCCAAACGGCGTCGACGCAGTCCGGCGGGCGTACCATCGGCAGGATCGCTTCTTTGCGTTCAAGCGGCGAAAGCGCAACAGTGTCCTCCCATTGCTGGAGGCTCACGTGGCCGTCCGCCATCACCCGGCCCCGCTCGCGCGGGAAGTCCCTCCCGTTCTCCCGGACGGCCCAGACGTGATTGCCGTGGTAGTGCAGCTGGTGTCCCACGATGCCGGCGTTGACCATCCGGATCAGCTGTCCTGTCCGGACCGTTCCCGTGGCCGGCGACTGGCTGAAGTTCCGCACATCCGTCAAACGGGGAAACCCGGAGGGAAGGCTGTCTTCCTCCCTCTCTTCGTTCAGTTCAGGGTCATCGGAGACGCCGAGGGACCGGAATCCGGCCTGGTCATTCAGATTGAAGTAGCGCGGGGATACGTCCGTTCCGATGCTGTCGAGCTTGCCGCCCCGGGAGGCAACGCTGGCCCACTCCGGCACCACGTTATGACACATCCACAGCCATTGGCGCTCGAACTCCGGGCCGTTCGGGCCGAGATGCCAAGCCCGGGCAGGGTCGATAACTACCAGTGCCCCATAGAGTCCCAGCGTGCGTTCCACAGCCCCATTGGTGGGGTCTGTATAGAGGTACGTTCCCGGAGCGGGGGCCTTCAGGTCCAGTTTCCCGGTCCCGCCGGGGCGGATGCTTCCGCTAGTGACGTCCCCCCGATTAGCTCCCGCTCCGTGGAACATCAGTTCGTGGGACTGCGAAAGGCGGTTGTGGATGCGCAGCCTGATGGTGCTGCCTACCTCCGCGATGATGGTCCGCTCCGGAAAATAGCTGGCCCAGTACCGGCGTTTCGGCAGGTAGTAGTACTCTTCCTGCGGATCCGGACGCTCCGGCGCGGGCCTGCCATGGGGCGGCAGCGGCCGGCCCAGCGGATAGGTACGGCTCTCGACTACCTTGCCCGACCGGGTAAAGATCCGCGGAGCTATCCGCAGGCTCGGGTTCGGATCCGAAGGTGCCGTCTGGCGGTCTCCAAAACCACGGTGGTAGACCAACGCGCCGTCGACCATGGGCAGAAAGCCCTCGTTGATGAAGAGATCCAGCACGCCAGCCGACCCGGTGGAACCGGTCCTGACGTTGGTGGCGGGCGCCGTTCCGCGCCGCACAAGATTGAATAGACCGTTCCCCATAACTAAAGCCTCTCGATGCAAGCACTAATCCCCACAAGAAGTACTGCACCTAGTACTTCATCCCCAGCTTGGAAAACCCTTGACCCGGAGGCTCTACTTAGGTTCACGACGGCGGATCGGGCAGGTCCGCGCCCAAGTCCTCTAGCGGCTATTTCGTCTCGGAACCTCGCAGGGCGAGCACCGCCGTCGTACCTGCGAAAAGCGCGAGCACAGCGGCAAAGATCGCGACGCCGGCCCAGCCGAGCTGCACGAAAAACAGGCCGCCGGCCCAGCCGAGCAGGCTCGAGCCGGCGTAGTAGAACAGGTTGTAGAGGCCCGAGGCCTGGGACTGGCCCACGGTGGCCAAGCGCGGCGTCCACCCCGACGCCACCGAGTGCGCGCCGAAGAACCCCGCGGTGAAGACCACCAGGCCCACCAGGATGACCGGCAGCGAATCGGCCAGCGTGATCGCCAAGCCCGCGACAATCACCGGGATGCTGGCGAGCAGCACCCGAAGTCGCCCGAACCGCACGGTCAGTCCGCCGGCCAACCGCGACGACACCGTGCCGGCCAGGTACGCCAGGAAGAGCAGGCTGGCCAGCGACGTCGGCAGGTTGAACGGCGGCGCCTCGAGCCGGAAGCCGAGGTAGTTGTAGACCGCGACGAAGCCGCCCATCAGCAGGAAACCCTGTGCGTAGAGTGCCAGCAGCCGCGGCGAGCGCAGGTTGATGAGGATCCGCTCGGCCAGCTTGGGCCCCTGCCCGCGGACCACCGGCCGGAAGCCGCGCGGCGCTGGCGCCAGCCGGACAAAGAGGACGGCGGCGACTGCGGAGAGCACGCTCACCGCGAGCACGCCCGCGCGCCAGTCGGTAAACTCCGCTACTGGGCCGGCTACAAGCCGCCCGGCAAGGCCGCCGATGGTCGTTCCCGCAACGTAAGTCCCCGCGGCCACCGCCGCATGCAGCCGCTGGACCTCCTCGTTCAGGTACACCAGCGCGACGGCGGGAATCCCGCCCAGCGCCGCGCCCTCCAGAAAGCGCAGCGCCAGCATGGAAGGAAAAGTTGGGGCGAGCGGCAGCAGCAAACCAAGAACGACGGCGGCACTGATCGCCCAGGTCATCGTGCGTTTTCGTCCGGCGCGGTCGGCGATGGCGGACCATGGGATGACCGCGAGCGCGAGGCCGATGGTGGCAGCGGAAACGCTCAGGGCAGCGTCCGCCGCCGAAACCTGGAAGTCGCGCGCGATGCC
Encoded proteins:
- a CDS encoding ABC transporter ATP-binding protein; the encoded protein is MFGGTPAKKAKHFWPSAKRLFGLLKPEKAAIAVVLAMVIIAVVLNVIAPRVLGNAMDVIFNGAISSNLPAGATQEQVIAGLRAQGQEQFADLLSGMEITPGTGIDFELLGRLIAIVLGMYVVSSLFMWLQGYVLNQVVMRVVYNLRRDVEDKLNRLPLNYFDTRQRGDLLSRVTNDVDNVQQALQQAFAQLIMSALSLIGITVMMFIVSWQLAVIALIALPLSAVGAGLIGARSQKLFAAQWKNTGQLNGHIEESFSGHDLVRVFGREKESLAQFDEKNEELYKASFGAQFVSGMIMPVMQFISYLSYVGIAVVGGLRVASGSMTLGDATAFIQYSREFNQPLSQMAGMANMLQSGVASAERVFELLDAEEQDPDTATQSLPAKTDGHVEFEHVSFSYTPDKPLIEDLSFAAKPGETVAIVGPTGAGKTTLVNLVMRFYELNSGRITLDNVDITQLSRAELRSKVGMVLQDAWLFGGTIAENIRYGNLDASEEQVLEAAKATYVDRFVRALPDGYDTVIDEEGNNVSAGEKQLITIARAFLANPSLLILDEATSSVDTRTELLVQHAMAALRTDRTSFVIAHRLSTIRDADIILVMEDGQIVEQGNHAELLEAQGAYYRLYMSQFAAAADTV
- a CDS encoding multicopper oxidase domain-containing protein, giving the protein MGNGLFNLVRRGTAPATNVRTGSTGSAGVLDLFINEGFLPMVDGALVYHRGFGDRQTAPSDPNPSLRIAPRIFTRSGKVVESRTYPLGRPLPPHGRPAPERPDPQEEYYYLPKRRYWASYFPERTIIAEVGSTIRLRIHNRLSQSHELMFHGAGANRGDVTSGSIRPGGTGKLDLKAPAPGTYLYTDPTNGAVERTLGLYGALVVIDPARAWHLGPNGPEFERQWLWMCHNVVPEWASVASRGGKLDSIGTDVSPRYFNLNDQAGFRSLGVSDDPELNEEREEDSLPSGFPRLTDVRNFSQSPATGTVRTGQLIRMVNAGIVGHQLHYHGNHVWAVRENGRDFPRERGRVMADGHVSLQQWEDTVALSPLERKEAILPMVRPPDCVDAVWEARKEDWRYPMHCHAEPSQTAAGGLYPGGLVADWVLAGEQEAEAHHKYESQVDFASDQPHEGSPETLFRQRPDVSMTFDFFGRELEFPDGAEHDVWSFATDSKDRGLPGPLARFTEGEIFHGTIEPSKRVHTIHWHGIEPDPRNDGVGHTSFEVTGDYTYQLRPDVGEAGNPNRGGSGTYFYHCHVNTPLHVQMGMFGVVIVDPAIDRVKPPKRGTRRAFVDGPEYDIATETVLLPYSVDPSWHEMNHAEGLSGEDAGLNRFKAKHFYTLGGVIPKRPGGRRVWAFSSMKANTKQSGLAPTLVRMVNVDYFPTLTEFTDMKGKPVAMADLIAHDGRPFRNTANPNGPSEPVWSSKYPLRTSKIASGAAEKYDFLLRPPARGEYLMHIKFLSWVPGQVRATKTITINAV
- a CDS encoding MFS transporter; translated protein: MTTADQQPWPGHPKGSRAYRHLLIALLFGGLATFAQLYSVQAVLPGIARDFQVSAADAALSVSAATIGLALAVIPWSAIADRAGRKRTMTWAISAAVVLGLLLPLAPTFPSMLALRFLEGAALGGIPAVALVYLNEEVQRLHAAVAAGTYVAGTTIGGLAGRLVAGPVAEFTDWRAGVLAVSVLSAVAAVLFVRLAPAPRGFRPVVRGQGPKLAERILINLRSPRLLALYAQGFLLMGGFVAVYNYLGFRLEAPPFNLPTSLASLLFLAYLAGTVSSRLAGGLTVRFGRLRVLLASIPVIVAGLAITLADSLPVILVGLVVFTAGFFGAHSVASGWTPRLATVGQSQASGLYNLFYYAGSSLLGWAGGLFFVQLGWAGVAIFAAVLALFAGTTAVLALRGSETK
- a CDS encoding ABC transporter ATP-binding protein, with the protein product MLIKLVRHYIRPYLSLVLAVVILQLAATIAALYLPSLNAQIIDQGVARGDTEYIWNTGMVMLGVSLIQVTTAIAAVWFGSKAAMAVGRDVRKGVFHKVSGFSAQEVNEFGAPSLITRGTNDVQQVQMLVLMGLNFMVAAPIMCIGGIIMALREDLALSWLVWVSVPALFVVVGFLVWRLMPLFRSMQTKIDNINGVLREQITGIRVVRAFVREPFEAKRFGKANRELTDVSLAVGSLFVLMFPAIGMILHLATAAVLWFGGLRVDAGEMQVGALTAFLQYLLQILVAVMMGTFMAMMIPRASVCAERIGEVLGVKPSIHEPEQPLQPADKAGVVEFRNVSFAYPGAEAPVLNDVSFTARPGQTTAIVGSTGSGKSTLISMLPRLFDVGSGEVLLDGIPITSMARPDITDRVALVPQRPYLFSGTIAHNLRFGNPQAHDDDLWEALTVAQGADFVLAKEHGLNSPVSQGGTNVSGGQRQRLCIARALVAKPKVYLFDDSFSALDVATDARLRAALKAKTKDATVIIVAQRVTTITDADQILVMEHGQIVARGTHEELLETSPTYQEIVESQTQAEEVA
- a CDS encoding S1C family serine protease yields the protein MNATPGTGPAPGAEDPLDAYSRTVIRVAESVTPHVAAIEMARHGRNGPVRVGAGSAVVFTEDGYLLTNAHVVARANEGRAVFADGSAADIDIIGADPLSDLAVLRGLSATPAPARLGDAEALRVGQLVIAVGNPLGLSGSVSAGVVSGLGRSMPAWSGGSRRVIEDVIQTDAALNPGSSGGALADSRGYVVGISTAVAGAGLGLAIPINATTRRIISALLTDGRVRRAYLGLVSTPVQLPATVKLRNGQRHALRVVEVIPGSPAAKAGLKQGDLVVSAGRRPVASAESLQKLLFSDAIGVPFPVTVMRSGALVDVIAVPEEMTESV
- a CDS encoding Fic family protein, translated to MTEAAVAAIVRLDATAGQVLAPLSGFLLRNEAESSSKIEHVQSTPLALARATLGIRSSEAAISTLAAAAAIEDLISVGEETNPADPSNLNHAHAILMRPDPLNRKFSEELRDQQNWIGGSDYTPRGALFVPPAPGRVATLMADLHDFCERKDLPALAQAAIAHAQFETIHPYTDGNGRIGRALLNAVLRYRGVTTAAIVPIASAFMASRDVYFALLGAYRNGEADLFVDYIARCALSACRAASESATTLAGLPGQWRDAVNPRSGSAALKLIDSLLGQPLLTAGLAAERANCTPQAAYNAIAKLEEAGVLRNIGKGSRGQAWAAGDVLDETETLIERINESSADLLNPLARSYISHQQAQANSPADS